The sequence CCTACCTAGCACatagctgaaggggcacagggtccttacctaagggcctgtccctatgaacacccaccctcactagtggggagtcagggcctcagctctagcccgggggatttctggcctagggcagaagctcgcagctctctgacccctttccttcccccactgtctcctcagcCTGAATGACTCATagcacattgcccatacaatgtatcttctccagcaggagaagctgcaatcTCTACTGGCTGTCTGGCTGAATGTGACaaggatcatagggcagtccccagaggctgctgggagttgtagtcccctctggggcttttccctatgaggaccgcatgggcgcctctctaatggctgcctacctctctctatctgcgcctgcgctagagtaatggccgccgcgccacTTTCCTGCACTATGTGCAACATCTAGGGGGCCTTCCTGCCTCACTACACTTTCCTGCActatgtgtaatggccgccgcgactgcaAATGCGCACCACGCATGCGCAAACACACGCAAGATGGTGACGCCCTATTACTGAtgtcaccgggagcccccggcaacGCGCTCATCCCCGCAACCGGACACAAGTAAGagggccaggggggaccctgctacatattCATTTGTTTCTATCATTGAGATACACATGTGTCTCTCTCTAGTCACATTTGATTCGTATTGTATCCTTACTGTGACAATTTTCTCAGTGcggtttatttatttacatcttaTTCATTATGTATATTCCCCTTATCAAAATTCAAATTGTTCTTTGCCTTGGTAGTTGAgtttacatttattatattatattattacatgATTATATTATTTGGTGTTACAGTTAATTTAATATAAGATAATTTTATtctcaccacatcccatccactTTTAAATGTTATGCTTTTTCATTTAATTTTGCTTGTCCTTATGagtctacactaccgacacactttattaaagtgtggccggtaccgcaagccgggagatttcccggcttgctagcggccgcccctcggcgtgccgcgcgtcatagacgcgcggtcacgcgtcttcgggagcgtgcgccccctgcacgcgcgtccaggggctccccgagggagccctggtgtcccgcgatcgtgggacagcggcagggggttccgggggacccggcggacccggcagcggtagggagagcgccccgatcggagggcgctcttccgctgcttcggcgcgcacccgtcactctcgggcgcgcgccaggctactgctgcggccaagaacgggcaaatgctcgaataaacttggccgcagcagtatgtaagtttattgttattgtattctttattgtgtCCTTTTGCTGGATTTCTCCCCCACAGTTATACTGCCTTCTTTCCGTGGTTACATTTTCCCCGGATTGTTTTGTTCCCATGGGACTTTTTTACCTGGGATACAGGTAGGCAGTATTTCCGGCGGGGAGTGCCTATAACGTGACACTCTCTAGACTCAGGaaaccactctttgataaagcgcccatggcgagaaacgcgttggaggtttctCTTGTAACTTAGGCTGTGTGTCTCAATAactcttttattttttctacttttgcctccagttcttcttttctgcagtgcgcctttgtttctttgttttgaatgtgagaggagacggAAAGAGAGGAGACAAATATTACACCAAGGCCGCGTGCTTGGGAAATTATAGTGCTGTGTCCATAGAATGGGCTTGCAGTCAGTGTACTGCTATGAAAGGAATCCAAAAATCTGACGGAGGCTGGATCAGCAGTTTAAAAGATGCAGGTTTATTTAAAATGAGGCATCACAGTATACATGCGCTGTAAGATGTAACACTGATTTTCCTCCAAAAAACGGAGTGTCATTTAACTATTTATCAAGCAAGCCCACAGTTGTTGATTAACTGTTTTCATATGGATTGGACATTATGATATACCATGTTATACAATTTTGAAGGATTTTCTTGAGCACAGATATAGAACTTGTCTCTAATGCTCATCTGCTTGGGAAATTATATGAATAGTATTTGTGACTGACACAGTATGACACAAAATGGAGCAGTTTAGTTTATgtgggtcttatggcagaagattacATGGGCAGTGTATTCActgcatcacttagattgtaagctctccagggcagggatttccgttcctattgtctgattgtgtttgttgcacttattgtattataattccctgtactgtattgtttctgctgtaaagcgccgagtacactgcgggacttatataaataaagacatacatacatgggcatctacagtatctttacaCTCTAGGTTGCTGGTTGGTTTAGTTGATATTATTAACGCACTAATATGATAACAAGGAGTTCAGTAACTTTAATTCTCATGGACATTTTCGGTGTTAATTATTTGTAGGATGTACATGTATCCTTAAATAatgaatacagtaataaataTAAGTTCTATATGTATCAATGATTTCACTGAGAGCTGCTACAAATAAATTTCATATCTTCGGAACTACCACCACAGTCATTAGGGACCACTGGATGTCCATGTGCAACAATTTTAAATCCCTGGGTGAAGAGAACATTTTGTTATTTAAGTATTGGTGAAATAAATTCTTTagtgttttggatttgtaatttgcgttcagtaatttgatttacagattgaaaacatttgttctgtctttttttgtttacttctgttagagaacggcctgaatgaggaacagaacttgagctctgatacatccagaagctgtctgactcctcgcagcccggaagtgccaaaaaacaatgattcctgccacattttagacacgtgcaaggaaccagtgccacatgatgatgaatttacagaccttgtagagcacacagcagagaaggactctaaatatgggtccagcaaaaggtatgcaagagatttaagaagaagctgcggtgctcagccttttctctgttgtcagtgtggcaaaagcttctcactggacagggacctgctcacacacctttgtgtccccgctagggagcaaacctttacatgtacagCTGGTGTACAGAAGGGGAAACTTCATTCACAGCAAAAGATTCAGACAGCAGTGACTCCTTTtacttgtacagtgtgtgggaaacagttaGGTACTAAGTGgaccctcctcagacaccagagggttcatacaggagagaaacaattcccatgttcagagtgtgggaaaccatTCAATACTAAGagccacctcctcagacaccagatgactcatacaggggagaaaccattcacatgtacagagtgtgggaaacaattcaataCTAAGAGCCAGCTCCTCattcaccagatgactcatacaggagaaaaaccattcacatgtacagagtgtagtaaaagcttttctcagaagacagagctcctcaaccatgagcggattcatacaggggagaaacccttcacatgtacagagtgtgggaaacaattcagcattaagaaaagcctcctcagacaccagattactcatacaggagaaaaaccattcacatgttcagagtgtgggaaacaattcagtattaagaaaattctcctcagacaccagatgactcatacaggagaaaaaccattcacatgtacagaatgtgtgaaacaattcagtactaagagccacctcctcagtcaccagatgactcatactggagagaaaccattcacatgtacagtgtgtgggaaacaattcagtactaagagccacctcctcatacaccagatgattcatactggagagaaaccattcacatgtacagagtgtgggaaacaattcagtactaagagccacctcctcattcaccagatgactcatacaggagaaaaaccattcacatgtacagagtgtgggaaacaatttagtattaagagccacctcctcatacaccagatgattcatactggagagaaaccattcacatgtacagagtgtagtaaaagcttttctgggAAGAAAGAACTCCtcatccatgagcggattcatacaggggagaaaccattcacatgtacagagtgtgggaaacaattcacagttaagagcagtctcctcacacaccagatgactcatacaggagaaaaaccattcacatgtacagcgtgtgggaaacaattccgtATTAAGAGCACCCTCcgcagacaccagatgactcatacaggggagaaaccattcacatgtacagagtgtagtaaaagctttcctacaaagacggagctcctcaaccatgagcgtattcatacaggggagaaacccttcacatgtgcagagtgtgggaaacaattccgtATTAAGATAACCCTCCTCaggcaccagatgactcatacaggggagaaaccattcacatgtgcagagtgtagtaaaagcttttctcaaatgagccacctcctcacccaccacaggattcatacacgggagaaaccatttccatgtacatagtgtggggaaagcttttcacagagAATCAGTCGCCTTACACACATGAGGATTCATACATGAGAtaaattcatacaggggagaaaaccttcacatgtgcagagtgtggggaACAATTCCGTATTAAGATAACCCTCCTAaggcaccagatgactcatacaggggagaaaccattcacatgtgcagagtgtagtaaaagcttttctcaaatgagccacctcctcacccaccacaggattcatacacgggagaaaccatttccatgtacatagtgtggggaaagcttttcacagagAATCAGTCGCCTTACACACATGAGGATTCATACATGAGATAAATTATGTGATTGTTCAaagtagggttgggcaatataccaTTAGCATAGTAATACTGCAGTAATAAAAATGGACGGTAACGCAATACTTGCCATTACTTCTTACCATGGCATTCCTATCAGCAGCTGCAGAGTGGGGGTGGGTCTGGCAGAGAGGCGTGGGGGTGGGGACTGTGTCAGAGAGAGGACTGTGTGTGGGCCTGGTAGAGACAGTGGAATGGGAGCGAGTCTGGGAGCTCCTTGACTTTCACATCCTGCAGCTATAAGGAATCCTCCTGCTGGTAATCTCACCCCTCCATattaaccacttcccctctgccaTACCTCTTAACCCTTCCACCATGACTCAACCCCTTTCTTTCATCCCCCTGTATTTCTCTCGGCTCTCATCCGTGCCTCTTGAACCCCTCCTTTCCCATGCCGATTATCCCACGTCTCCCTTTGCCCTATTAAtgtgtgcaggagaaggggggtCGAGGGGGTAAGTGTAAATTTTCATACTGTGCActtcaaaactggaacaacctaacggagactctcacattcaccccCAGTTTAAGTTCTTACAAAACTAAGCCTGCCTCACATTTTTATCTGTTCTGTaacttacatacgcctataatatattttatctttaactgtgcatgcaatgtcttgtatataatgtataccagtggttcccaatctgcgTCGCGATTACCAGACGTCCCATTTTTTTCTGTCCTGTCctggtaagtattttctatgtagaatgctgctggggggattggatgaaggaggatgccgggggcggggcttagaatgccggccgggtcgcaggggattggctgcagatTAGAGGATGCCGGGTGctgggcttccgctttgtgcacgttgagtgggggtgtgtgtcttcctgctcctggctcctctgacCCCTGGTGGCCTCCCCTTCTGCCCTGGTTCCCAGCTAGGGGTGataggagatggtagcgggggtgcccaccaggggggtggggagggcgtTGTACCTCTCCTGGCGTCCCCTTCCCAACGTTCCCTTTCGCGGGG is a genomic window of Ascaphus truei isolate aAscTru1 chromosome 2 unlocalized genomic scaffold, aAscTru1.hap1 SUPER_2_unloc_4, whole genome shotgun sequence containing:
- the LOC142473276 gene encoding uncharacterized protein LOC142473276, with amino-acid sequence MDPRLLSFPVDVLERLEIKSDKEETDTEEHVTPIKEEIDGFPVCENGLNEEQNLSSDTSRSCLTPRSPEVPKNNDSCHILDTCKEPVPHDDEFTDLVEHTAEKDSKYGSSKRYARDLRRSCGAQPFLCCQCGKSFSLDRDLLTHLCVPAREQTFTCTAGVQKGKLHSQQKIQTAVTPFTCTVCGKQLGTKWTLLRHQRVHTGEKQFPCSECGKPFNTKSHLLRHQMTHTGEKPFTCTECGKQFNTKSQLLIHQMTHTGEKPFTCTECSKSFSQKTELLNHERIHTGEKPFTCTECGKQFSIKKSLLRHQITHTGEKPFTCSECGKQFSIKKILLRHQMTHTGEKPFTCTECVKQFSTKSHLLSHQMTHTGEKPFTCTVCGKQFSTKSHLLIHQMIHTGEKPFTCTECGKQFSTKSHLLIHQMTHTGEKPFTCTECGKQFSIKSHLLIHQMIHTGEKPFTCTECSKSFSGKKELLIHERIHTGEKPFTCTECGKQFTVKSSLLTHQMTHTGEKPFTCTACGKQFRIKSTLRRHQMTHTGEKPFTCTECSKSFPTKTELLNHERIHTGEKPFTCAECGKQFRIKITLLRHQMTHTGEKPFTCAECSKSFSQMSHLLTHHRIHTREKPFPCT